One stretch of Chitinophaga pendula DNA includes these proteins:
- a CDS encoding family 20 glycosylhydrolase, whose amino-acid sequence MKKVLLALGLLLQLHIGTLYAQDKAVITPLSVIPAPADMKALPGSFTLQQGTLYVAQSKAAANTMSLFRDFLQHNYGIALKDGSADKRLPAINFQESNKLPAEAYKLEVSKDRILLEGDAAGLFYGLQTLQQLLQTGNKGQAKVPAVSISDQPRFAYRGVMLDVSRYFFPVSYIKHHLDMMAQYKFNRLHWHLTDDQGWRIPINKYPRLATVASQRKGTIVGHLGKNNTLDGKPHGGYYTHEEVKDIVQYAAARHITVIPEIEMPGHAQAALTAYPNLGCTGGPYEVSTKWGVHKEVFCAGNDSVFTFLEEVLTEILPLFPSKYIHIGGDECPKDRWKECPKCQQRMKALGLKDEHALQSYFIQRIEKFLNSKGRQIIGWDEILEGGLAPNATVMSWRGEAGGIAAAKEKHDVIMTPNTYLYLDYGQGIPATEPLNIGGYLPLQVVYNYEPYPATLTKEEQPYIKGVQGNLWTEYIPEGNQADYMLYPRALALAEITWSPASKKNYTDFLQRLQAQLAHMDKTGVNFRIPEPAGLDNLVTTAAQATMPLQPMVAGAKMYYTTDGTIPTTASQLYTQPIRLDLTSGQPVVVKCITVTSSGRQSATYSATAIRREYKASVTTTPVNKGLRFAAYFKPVEKAALISGTPDSTGILPTPDIRPFSSRNEYAVVYEGYINIPSDGLYDLGLTSDDGALLYIDDELLIDNDGEHAPSEKKTIVPLRKGFHKVRIPYFNAGGGATLQLSVQLQGKQTINLRNAFMHE is encoded by the coding sequence ATGAAAAAAGTACTACTGGCCCTAGGGCTGCTGTTACAGCTTCATATCGGCACCCTGTATGCACAGGATAAAGCTGTTATTACCCCCTTATCTGTAATACCAGCACCCGCTGATATGAAAGCACTGCCAGGCTCTTTCACATTACAGCAAGGCACCTTGTATGTCGCTCAGAGTAAAGCCGCAGCCAACACCATGTCGCTGTTCAGGGATTTCCTGCAACACAACTATGGCATTGCCCTGAAAGATGGTAGCGCAGACAAGCGCCTTCCTGCCATCAATTTTCAGGAAAGCAATAAGCTGCCTGCGGAAGCCTATAAACTGGAAGTAAGTAAAGACAGAATATTGCTGGAAGGAGATGCTGCCGGATTGTTCTACGGATTACAAACACTGCAGCAGCTTTTACAAACGGGCAATAAAGGACAGGCAAAGGTACCGGCAGTAAGTATCAGCGATCAGCCCAGGTTCGCCTACCGAGGGGTGATGCTCGATGTGAGCCGCTACTTCTTCCCGGTAAGTTACATAAAACACCACCTGGATATGATGGCCCAATACAAGTTCAACCGTCTGCACTGGCACCTTACTGATGACCAGGGATGGCGTATTCCCATCAACAAATATCCCCGTCTGGCCACTGTTGCATCTCAACGCAAAGGGACGATCGTAGGCCATCTGGGGAAAAATAATACGCTGGATGGCAAACCTCACGGTGGTTACTATACGCATGAGGAAGTGAAAGATATCGTACAGTATGCAGCTGCCCGCCATATTACCGTTATACCGGAGATAGAAATGCCTGGGCATGCACAAGCAGCACTAACAGCCTATCCTAACCTGGGATGTACCGGCGGCCCTTATGAAGTAAGCACCAAATGGGGAGTACACAAAGAAGTATTCTGTGCAGGTAACGATAGCGTATTCACCTTCCTGGAAGAGGTGCTGACAGAGATACTGCCGCTGTTCCCCAGCAAGTATATACACATAGGCGGAGATGAATGTCCCAAAGATCGCTGGAAAGAATGCCCCAAATGTCAACAGCGGATGAAGGCACTGGGCCTCAAAGACGAACACGCTTTGCAAAGTTATTTCATCCAGCGTATCGAGAAATTCCTGAACAGCAAAGGCCGGCAGATCATAGGTTGGGATGAGATACTGGAAGGTGGCCTGGCACCCAATGCCACGGTAATGAGCTGGAGAGGAGAAGCAGGTGGTATTGCCGCGGCTAAAGAAAAACATGATGTCATCATGACACCTAATACTTACCTCTATCTTGATTACGGACAAGGTATCCCGGCCACAGAACCGCTCAACATAGGTGGATACCTGCCACTGCAGGTAGTATACAACTATGAACCTTATCCGGCTACACTGACGAAAGAAGAACAGCCCTATATCAAAGGCGTGCAGGGCAACCTCTGGACGGAATATATCCCCGAAGGGAACCAGGCAGACTACATGCTCTATCCACGTGCACTGGCGTTAGCTGAGATCACCTGGTCGCCTGCCAGCAAAAAGAACTACACCGACTTCCTGCAGCGCCTGCAGGCACAGCTGGCCCATATGGACAAGACGGGTGTGAATTTCCGCATACCCGAACCTGCCGGGTTGGACAACCTGGTCACTACGGCCGCCCAGGCTACGATGCCCTTACAACCTATGGTCGCCGGGGCTAAAATGTACTATACGACCGACGGTACTATTCCGACCACTGCTAGCCAGTTGTATACGCAGCCTATCCGCCTGGACCTCACTTCCGGCCAGCCGGTAGTAGTGAAATGTATCACCGTTACAAGCAGCGGACGCCAGAGTGCGACCTACAGTGCTACCGCTATCCGCCGGGAATACAAAGCATCCGTCACCACTACTCCTGTCAACAAAGGGCTGCGTTTTGCCGCTTATTTCAAACCGGTAGAAAAAGCCGCGCTGATCTCCGGCACACCTGACAGTACAGGTATACTGCCAACTCCAGATATCCGCCCTTTCAGCTCGCGCAATGAGTATGCGGTGGTGTACGAAGGCTATATCAATATCCCTTCGGATGGCCTCTACGACCTGGGATTGACTAGCGACGACGGCGCTTTGCTTTATATCGATGATGAACTGCTGATTGACAATGACGGCGAACATGCTCCGTCAGAAAAGAAGACCATAGTGCCTTTACGTAAAGGATTCCATAAAGTGCGGATACCCTACTTCAATGCTGGCGGCGGCGCCACTTTACAGTTGAGTGTGCAATTACAAGGCAAACAAACCATAAATTTGCGCAATGCATTTATGCATGAGTAA
- a CDS encoding 1-aminocyclopropane-1-carboxylate deaminase/D-cysteine desulfhydrase, whose translation MSKSIALSLPAYTNITLQYFTPTWLPGTLQAAMLRLDLLDPDISGNKWFKLRYNLELAAATAKSTILTFGGAYSNHIAATAVACRQAGMKSIGIIRGEAAPVLSHTLIQAQANGMQLQFVSREDYRRKEISDWQTLFPEAYIVPEGGHNAAGAKGCEDILTVTDTHPFTHIICACGTGTTMAGLINSATPHQEVLGFATLKGAQYLEQAVSELLHATPLPVWQLLHDHHLGGYARTTPDLIAFINDFYAATRIPLDIVYTGKMLYGCRQEIANGRFPEGSKLLFIHSGGLQGNLSLPPGVLSF comes from the coding sequence ATGAGTAAATCAATCGCCTTGTCCTTGCCCGCATATACGAACATTACATTACAATATTTTACGCCTACATGGCTGCCCGGAACACTCCAGGCAGCCATGTTACGTTTAGACCTGCTGGATCCGGATATTTCCGGCAACAAGTGGTTCAAGCTCAGGTATAACCTGGAGCTGGCAGCCGCCACCGCCAAGTCCACTATCCTTACTTTCGGTGGTGCTTATTCCAACCATATCGCCGCTACAGCCGTAGCCTGCCGGCAAGCCGGTATGAAAAGCATCGGTATCATACGCGGCGAAGCAGCACCGGTACTCAGTCATACGCTGATACAGGCACAGGCCAATGGCATGCAGCTGCAATTCGTCAGCCGGGAAGACTACCGCCGGAAGGAAATCTCCGACTGGCAAACGCTATTTCCGGAAGCTTATATCGTCCCGGAGGGCGGGCACAATGCTGCCGGAGCCAAAGGTTGCGAAGACATCCTTACCGTAACAGATACCCATCCCTTTACTCACATCATCTGCGCTTGTGGCACCGGCACTACCATGGCCGGCCTCATCAACAGTGCCACACCACATCAGGAAGTGCTGGGCTTTGCCACGTTAAAAGGAGCGCAATACCTCGAGCAGGCTGTCAGCGAACTGTTGCATGCAACCCCCTTACCAGTCTGGCAATTGCTGCATGATCATCACCTGGGTGGATATGCCCGTACCACACCGGATTTGATCGCCTTTATCAACGACTTTTACGCTGCTACACGTATTCCGCTGGATATCGTGTATACCGGCAAAATGCTGTATGGATGCCGCCAGGAAATAGCCAATGGCCGCTTCCCGGAAGGCAGCAAATTATTATTTATCCATTCAGGTGGCCTGCAAGGCAATCTTTCTTTGCCTCCCGGCGTTCTTTCCTTTTAG
- a CDS encoding flavin monoamine oxidase family protein, whose amino-acid sequence MSCHVPSRPVKILIIGAGMAGAAAAYHLRQMGFEVTVIEARDRSGGRIHTALSLDTPIDLGAAWIHEASRNPLTKLATLLNIPLVNTDYQQIGVYRNDGTRISQRQITPVARKFEQAIQAAGKHYHSIATDCSFQAALDEVLKDTYFSPIQQEIYAYLCADLENEMGCSLHDISARAYLDASTFTDDDNLLVKGGYQQLIDHLLQDIPLLYNQPVREVIDTPAGVKVQTDTQVFEGDFVVVTVPLSILQKGAIRFSPALPAAAKAAMQRIGMGIMNKVVMHFEQTFWHTTKPFWYQIASRAADCQLLVNYKPATRQPILVALTVGAAAIAQEHIPIDQIQREWQERLHQLFPRQDIIFKSIQKTSWYSDPFAGGAYSHMRPGADTRDFEALATPLGKIRFAGEATIAEHHAYVHGAWYSGVREAKAIAAIVKGKDYQVR is encoded by the coding sequence ATGAGCTGCCATGTACCATCGCGCCCGGTGAAAATACTGATCATCGGTGCGGGGATGGCTGGCGCCGCTGCGGCCTATCATCTGCGGCAGATGGGATTTGAAGTGACCGTGATCGAAGCCAGAGATCGTTCCGGCGGCAGGATACACACGGCTCTTTCCCTCGATACGCCTATCGATCTGGGCGCCGCCTGGATACACGAAGCCAGCCGCAATCCTCTTACAAAGCTGGCTACCCTATTAAACATCCCACTCGTCAATACGGACTACCAGCAAATCGGCGTATACCGCAACGATGGCACCCGTATTTCCCAACGGCAGATAACACCGGTAGCCCGCAAGTTTGAACAGGCCATCCAGGCTGCTGGCAAGCACTACCATAGTATCGCCACTGATTGCTCTTTCCAGGCAGCCCTGGATGAGGTGCTGAAAGACACATATTTCTCCCCCATCCAACAAGAAATATATGCTTACCTCTGTGCCGATCTAGAAAATGAAATGGGATGCAGTCTGCATGATATCTCCGCCCGGGCATATCTGGACGCGTCTACCTTTACAGACGACGATAACCTGTTGGTGAAAGGAGGGTACCAGCAGCTAATAGACCATTTGCTGCAGGATATCCCTTTATTGTACAACCAGCCGGTGCGGGAAGTCATTGACACACCGGCAGGAGTAAAGGTTCAAACAGATACGCAGGTATTCGAAGGAGATTTTGTGGTCGTCACGGTGCCGCTGTCTATATTGCAGAAAGGAGCGATCCGTTTTTCTCCGGCGTTACCGGCCGCTGCTAAAGCCGCCATGCAACGTATAGGGATGGGCATCATGAACAAGGTGGTGATGCATTTTGAGCAGACGTTCTGGCACACCACTAAGCCCTTTTGGTACCAGATAGCCAGCCGGGCGGCTGACTGCCAGTTGCTGGTCAATTACAAACCCGCTACCAGGCAACCTATCCTGGTGGCGTTGACAGTAGGTGCAGCTGCCATTGCGCAAGAGCATATTCCCATCGACCAGATACAACGGGAATGGCAGGAACGGCTACATCAGCTATTCCCCCGGCAGGACATCATATTCAAAAGCATACAAAAGACAAGCTGGTACAGCGATCCTTTTGCAGGTGGCGCTTATTCACATATGCGCCCGGGAGCTGATACCCGTGATTTTGAAGCACTGGCAACGCCATTAGGCAAAATCCGTTTTGCTGGCGAAGCCACCATTGCAGAGCATCATGCTTATGTGCACGGTGCCTGGTACTCCGGTGTCAGAGAAGCAAAAGCTATTGCAGCCATCGTAAAAGGGAAAGACTATCAGGTACGGTAA
- the lipB gene encoding lipoyl(octanoyl) transferase LipB has protein sequence MNNVKQLIHTDDLGIVAYQAAWEYQERLLQQNIQLKVAAAGGPAETTHHLLLCEHPPVYTIGKSGKMKNLLISEEEMQEKGIAFAPTNRGGDITFHGPGQIVGYPILDLERFFTDIGKYLRSLEEVIIRTLAEFEINAGRSAGETGVWLDPDDISKARKICAMGVRCSRWVTMHGFALNVNTDLQYFNHIIPCGIENKKVASMHREMGREVPVTLVKHALLKHFADVFDAELILGE, from the coding sequence ATGAACAACGTAAAACAGCTGATCCATACCGATGATCTGGGAATCGTAGCATATCAGGCGGCCTGGGAGTACCAGGAGCGACTGCTGCAACAAAACATACAGTTGAAGGTAGCAGCCGCTGGCGGCCCGGCAGAGACTACACATCACCTGTTGTTGTGCGAACATCCGCCGGTATATACCATTGGTAAGAGCGGAAAGATGAAGAACCTGTTGATCAGCGAGGAAGAAATGCAGGAGAAAGGCATTGCTTTCGCACCTACTAACAGGGGAGGAGATATTACCTTCCATGGACCGGGGCAGATCGTTGGCTACCCGATACTGGACCTGGAACGTTTTTTCACAGACATCGGCAAATACCTACGTTCCCTGGAAGAAGTGATTATCCGTACACTCGCTGAATTTGAGATCAATGCAGGCCGTTCTGCAGGTGAAACAGGTGTATGGTTAGATCCCGATGATATCAGTAAAGCGCGAAAGATTTGCGCTATGGGTGTACGCTGCAGCCGTTGGGTCACTATGCATGGTTTTGCGTTGAATGTAAATACCGACCTCCAATACTTTAATCATATCATCCCTTGTGGTATTGAGAATAAAAAGGTGGCTTCCATGCACCGGGAAATGGGGCGGGAAGTGCCGGTGACACTGGTAAAACATGCTCTGCTCAAGCACTTCGCTGATGTGTTCGATGCAGAATTGATATTAGGAGAATGA
- a CDS encoding RluA family pseudouridine synthase produces MSEELLELEDELENGEGSEELYERVNLVVDKGQEPLRVDKFLMNRIEGATRNKIQQAIDAEMVLINEKPIKANYKVRPGDRIVVYSNKSPESTEVIPEEMELPIVYEDEDILIIDKPAGMVVHPGCGNYTGTLVNGLAWYLGDKNLAEPAMPRFGLVHRIDKNTSGLLVVAKSEKAMTDLAKQFFDHTVQRRYIALAWGDFEEEDGTVIAHVGRHQRFRKIMDAYPDGEYGKEAITHYKVLERFNYVTLIECRLETGRTHQIRVHMQHIGHSLFNDDTYGGNRIVKGTVFAKYKQFVENCFEIMPRHALHARTLGFIHPRTRQPVHFESPLPQDFVTVLEKWKRYVTARPLND; encoded by the coding sequence ATGTCGGAAGAATTGCTGGAACTGGAAGATGAGTTAGAAAACGGCGAAGGCAGCGAGGAGCTGTATGAAAGGGTCAACCTGGTAGTGGATAAAGGACAAGAGCCACTGCGGGTGGACAAGTTCCTCATGAACCGGATAGAAGGCGCTACGCGCAATAAAATACAACAGGCCATCGACGCGGAAATGGTACTTATCAACGAGAAACCTATCAAGGCTAACTACAAGGTAAGACCAGGAGACCGTATCGTCGTATATTCCAACAAAAGCCCGGAGAGCACAGAAGTGATCCCCGAAGAGATGGAGCTGCCCATCGTATACGAAGATGAAGACATACTCATCATCGATAAACCCGCCGGGATGGTCGTACATCCGGGTTGTGGCAACTACACCGGTACACTGGTGAATGGCCTCGCCTGGTACCTCGGCGATAAGAACCTCGCCGAGCCTGCTATGCCTCGTTTCGGGCTGGTGCACCGCATCGACAAAAATACCAGTGGACTACTCGTGGTAGCCAAGTCAGAGAAGGCCATGACCGACCTCGCCAAACAATTCTTCGATCACACCGTACAACGCCGGTATATAGCCCTGGCATGGGGTGACTTTGAAGAAGAAGATGGTACTGTCATAGCACACGTCGGCCGTCATCAGCGGTTCCGTAAGATCATGGATGCCTATCCCGATGGGGAATACGGCAAAGAAGCGATCACACACTATAAAGTGCTGGAACGTTTCAACTATGTTACACTCATAGAATGTCGCCTGGAAACCGGCCGTACACACCAGATCAGGGTACATATGCAACATATCGGCCACTCCCTGTTCAACGATGACACCTATGGTGGTAACCGCATCGTGAAAGGAACCGTATTTGCGAAATACAAACAGTTTGTGGAAAACTGTTTTGAGATCATGCCACGGCATGCCCTGCACGCACGTACATTAGGATTTATACATCCCCGTACCCGGCAGCCGGTACATTTTGAAAGTCCGCTACCGCAAGATTTCGTAACCGTATTGGAGAAATGGAAACGGTATGTGACGGCAAGACCATTGAACGATTAA
- a CDS encoding phosphotransferase enzyme family protein, protein MNTVFPATYSTLCPVALSSLIAQKYQLEEVHCKFLVRGVGDTYLIGSAQGQFVLRVYRSSHRSQAQIAAEVALLRALQQAGVSVSYPIQDATGTAILSLAAAEGERHAVLFSYAPGQVVRVLHDNQLRALGHEMARFHNVSADLRLTEERWTFDLETTVFGPLEQLASRFTADPEGYAWLQETAGRIKDKLSQLPTSHFSTGYCHFDFLPKNFHFENDQVTFFDFDFMGYGWLVNDIMTFWQHLVLDVYTGRMTREAADEAYRVFLDAYREYRDVSESELSAVPYLALGFWLFYMGFHTTHDQFYAFSQPAQVKAYTGILRHIVATYWTNQ, encoded by the coding sequence ATGAACACTGTTTTCCCTGCTACCTATTCTACGCTTTGCCCCGTAGCATTGTCTTCGCTGATCGCCCAAAAATACCAACTGGAAGAGGTACACTGTAAATTTCTGGTCAGAGGGGTGGGGGATACTTACCTGATAGGATCGGCGCAGGGTCAGTTTGTCTTGCGGGTATACCGGTCTTCTCATCGCAGCCAGGCTCAGATAGCAGCTGAAGTAGCGTTATTGCGGGCCTTGCAGCAGGCCGGGGTATCTGTGTCGTATCCGATACAGGACGCTACGGGTACGGCTATCCTGTCGCTGGCGGCAGCAGAGGGAGAGCGACATGCCGTACTGTTCAGCTATGCGCCGGGACAGGTGGTGCGGGTATTACATGACAATCAACTCCGTGCATTAGGACATGAAATGGCGCGTTTTCACAATGTATCAGCGGATCTCCGGCTGACGGAAGAAAGATGGACCTTTGACCTGGAGACGACTGTTTTTGGCCCACTGGAACAATTGGCGTCCCGTTTTACAGCAGACCCGGAAGGATATGCCTGGTTGCAGGAAACAGCCGGCAGGATAAAAGATAAACTATCACAACTGCCGACTTCGCATTTTTCAACAGGCTATTGCCATTTTGACTTCCTACCCAAGAATTTTCATTTCGAAAATGACCAGGTTACTTTTTTCGATTTTGACTTTATGGGTTACGGCTGGCTGGTCAACGACATCATGACTTTCTGGCAACACCTGGTGTTGGATGTCTATACCGGTAGAATGACCCGTGAGGCTGCTGATGAGGCGTATCGTGTGTTTCTGGATGCATATCGTGAATACCGGGACGTCAGCGAATCCGAACTATCGGCTGTGCCTTACCTGGCATTGGGATTCTGGCTCTTTTACATGGGATTTCATACGACACATGATCAGTTTTATGCTTTTAGCCAGCCGGCACAGGTAAAGGCCTATACGGGCATTTTAAGGCATATTGTGGCGACGTATTGGACTAATCAATAA
- a CDS encoding dihydrofolate reductase family protein: MKKIILDLAVTLDGFIEGPNGEIDWCIMEEGEGNDFIHFLNGIDTIFYGRVSYDMWGNWQPDETMSKTIREAYAIIHQQKKYVFSSTRKSDEGQATFISSDIARHVQEIRQQPGKDIWLYGGGKLIHTFMKLGLVDIFRLAVHPVLLGAGKPLFSGIKERVGLELANVKTSPAGVAMMTYVRK, translated from the coding sequence ATGAAAAAGATCATACTGGACCTCGCTGTCACATTAGATGGGTTTATAGAAGGACCTAATGGAGAAATAGACTGGTGCATCATGGAAGAAGGAGAAGGGAATGACTTCATCCACTTCCTGAACGGGATCGATACCATCTTCTACGGCAGGGTAAGCTATGATATGTGGGGCAACTGGCAACCGGATGAAACCATGAGTAAGACTATTCGTGAGGCATACGCGATCATCCATCAGCAAAAGAAGTACGTATTTTCCTCCACCAGGAAGAGTGACGAAGGCCAGGCGACCTTTATCTCATCAGATATCGCGCGTCACGTGCAGGAAATCCGGCAACAACCAGGTAAGGATATCTGGTTATATGGCGGCGGAAAACTCATTCATACGTTTATGAAATTGGGGCTGGTAGATATATTCCGGCTGGCGGTACATCCGGTATTACTGGGAGCAGGTAAGCCCTTGTTCAGCGGCATCAAAGAGCGGGTAGGACTGGAACTGGCAAACGTAAAGACCTCCCCGGCAGGTGTAGCAATGATGACCTACGTCAGAAAATAA
- a CDS encoding ankyrin repeat domain-containing protein translates to MSLSFIVACEGGKRKIAELLLANNEVDVAYTDEKGRTALHYAAHRGYLDLVKLLVEKGAVIDYEDHQGETPLFFAGLQKQKQTALYLLEQGARIDVNDLNGNNLLHLSALNGQIELVEALLSRGAAIDQENNHAETPLLIAAAHRNTAIATLLLGHGANIAATDKQGNTPLIFAIRSENVPMVTLLLEQGAQANHTNHAGESPLLIACYDANRALIKLLIDKGADIFITSREGLSPIWYATANNQKEIVELFLSMGLDVNYSKPKSGADESMNAYLDWVESTNSLAMDRSFNLNSNYQYGGESILHVAVKSGHLSMAKLLIEKGAQVNIQDESGNSPLHYAAANGKKDTVKYLLEQGADTTIVNVKEQKAIDYSNIKGFNEITALILQFSKPGEKAPQPVTATTTIANAPAANEGMSMADKKKALLDLKELLDAGILSQGEFDTEKAKILAI, encoded by the coding sequence ATGTCATTATCATTCATTGTAGCATGTGAAGGAGGCAAACGTAAGATAGCAGAACTGCTGCTGGCCAACAACGAAGTCGATGTAGCTTACACCGATGAAAAAGGCCGTACCGCGTTGCATTATGCCGCCCATCGTGGTTATTTAGACCTCGTAAAGTTACTGGTAGAAAAAGGTGCTGTGATCGACTATGAAGATCACCAGGGGGAGACCCCGCTATTCTTTGCCGGGCTACAAAAACAGAAACAAACGGCGCTGTACCTCCTGGAACAAGGCGCTCGTATCGATGTTAACGACCTGAATGGCAACAACCTGCTGCATCTGTCTGCCCTCAATGGACAGATAGAGCTGGTCGAAGCATTGTTGTCGAGAGGTGCTGCCATAGACCAGGAGAACAACCATGCAGAAACGCCCCTGCTTATTGCTGCCGCCCATCGTAATACTGCGATCGCCACGCTTTTGCTGGGCCATGGCGCCAACATAGCAGCGACCGACAAGCAGGGCAATACCCCGCTGATATTTGCGATCCGCTCCGAAAATGTACCCATGGTCACCCTGTTGCTCGAACAGGGCGCTCAGGCTAACCATACCAATCATGCCGGCGAAAGTCCGTTGCTGATCGCCTGTTATGATGCGAACCGAGCACTGATCAAACTGCTGATCGACAAAGGTGCCGATATCTTCATCACCTCACGGGAAGGGCTGTCTCCCATCTGGTATGCTACTGCCAACAACCAGAAGGAGATCGTGGAGCTATTTCTGTCTATGGGGCTGGACGTGAACTACAGCAAGCCCAAATCGGGTGCGGATGAGTCGATGAATGCCTATCTCGATTGGGTGGAATCTACGAACAGCCTGGCAATGGATCGTTCTTTCAACCTGAACAGCAATTACCAGTATGGTGGGGAGAGCATACTGCATGTAGCTGTTAAAAGCGGGCATCTCAGCATGGCCAAACTGCTGATAGAGAAAGGGGCTCAGGTTAACATACAGGACGAATCGGGGAATAGCCCGTTGCACTATGCTGCTGCCAATGGAAAGAAGGATACCGTCAAATACCTGCTGGAACAGGGTGCAGATACGACCATCGTCAATGTAAAGGAGCAGAAAGCGATCGATTATTCCAACATAAAAGGCTTTAATGAGATCACGGCATTGATCCTGCAATTCAGCAAGCCAGGTGAAAAAGCGCCGCAACCGGTGACCGCCACGACCACTATAGCTAATGCACCTGCTGCCAATGAAGGCATGTCTATGGCGGATAAGAAAAAAGCGCTGTTGGATCTGAAAGAGTTGCTGGACGCAGGTATCTTGTCGCAGGGAGAATTTGATACCGAGAAAGCAAAGATCCTGGCTATATGA
- a CDS encoding ankyrin repeat domain-containing protein: MTTQSPLVEAISKRDFEQAHSLLTAGERLPDELQEHHLYQLYDQILNAKAYAVFDQLIGNGSIVTDVYEYEKFDKSIFKSLLNNVRYQQAEPAFLEYLATVLPKFEHINDEVSGQTLLSYALEIGVDPAVIRVLIAAGVRTDFRNTAEEHLLSQVVNNNALRPEKRMPYLDILLDAGVAINEPNIVGKTALHIAVERNNKDMVTWLLEKGAHPNEGDKKGQTPFYYALVHLLDPQMYELLAAHEQADFSLVNSDGESPFLGYLRMLNYVSPREIGLLKRLLDDGADLQQTAPYYSKSKSALQWIAEKPADILKAVLEKDAFDINGRDEEGNTILHLVSRIDSNYEQNVAKETYKKVKLLLEAGADATITNDKDETPMMLAAQDNLKTKTVELLLSVK; the protein is encoded by the coding sequence ATGACTACACAAAGTCCATTGGTAGAAGCCATCAGCAAACGCGATTTCGAGCAGGCCCATTCACTGTTGACCGCCGGCGAACGTCTTCCTGACGAGTTGCAGGAGCATCACCTGTATCAATTATACGACCAGATACTGAATGCCAAAGCTTACGCTGTATTTGATCAGCTGATCGGCAACGGCAGCATTGTGACTGACGTGTATGAGTATGAAAAGTTCGATAAGAGCATCTTCAAGAGTCTGCTGAACAATGTGCGTTATCAGCAGGCGGAGCCGGCATTCCTGGAATACCTGGCTACAGTACTGCCTAAATTTGAGCATATTAATGATGAAGTCAGCGGACAGACACTGTTGAGTTACGCGCTTGAGATCGGGGTAGACCCGGCGGTGATCCGTGTATTGATAGCTGCTGGAGTCCGGACGGACTTCCGGAATACTGCTGAAGAGCACCTGCTCTCGCAGGTGGTCAACAACAATGCCCTGCGGCCTGAAAAGCGGATGCCTTATCTTGATATCCTGCTCGACGCGGGGGTAGCTATCAACGAGCCGAATATCGTCGGAAAAACGGCTTTACACATCGCCGTAGAGCGTAACAATAAGGACATGGTGACCTGGCTGCTTGAAAAAGGTGCCCATCCCAATGAAGGTGATAAAAAAGGACAGACCCCTTTTTATTACGCGCTGGTACATCTGCTTGATCCGCAGATGTATGAACTGCTGGCGGCTCATGAGCAGGCGGACTTCTCCCTGGTTAACAGCGATGGCGAAAGCCCCTTCCTGGGTTATCTGCGGATGCTTAATTATGTGAGTCCCCGGGAGATCGGCCTGTTAAAAAGGCTACTTGACGATGGGGCCGATCTGCAACAGACCGCTCCTTATTATTCCAAAAGTAAATCTGCCCTTCAGTGGATTGCAGAAAAACCGGCAGATATTTTGAAGGCTGTATTGGAGAAAGACGCGTTCGACATAAACGGGCGGGACGAGGAAGGCAATACTATTCTTCACTTGGTATCGCGGATCGATTCCAACTACGAACAGAACGTTGCCAAGGAAACTTACAAAAAGGTCAAGCTGTTGCTGGAAGCCGGTGCGGACGCCACTATCACCAACGACAAGGACGAGACGCCAATGATGCTGGCCGCCCAAGACAATCTGAAAACAAAGACTGTCGAATTGTTATTATCTGTGAAATAA